GTGACCCACATCCGGTCGTGCCGGCCCCACCAGGGGGCCAGCTTGTGGAGCTGGGCCAGGTGGCCGCCGGCGGAGCAGACGATCAGCACCCGCAGGCGCCGTTCGCTCTTCCCGGTCCCGGTCCCGGTGTCGGTGTCGGTGCCGGTGTCGTGCCGGCTCGTGTCGCTCATCGAGTCGTCTTCCCCCTGAGGCGGTAGCCGTAGCGGAGCATGCCGGGCGTGGTGAGGGCGGTGACGACGGCTCGGTCGCCCGGCGCCATCGCCGACCGCCAGGCGTCGTCCACGCGCAGCGGGACCGGGCCGCTGGTGAAGCGCATGGGATTGCCGGAGACGCTGTGCTCGGCCGACAGCCGCAGGCCCGCGTCCTGGACGAAGTCGAGGTCGGCGGGCCGGATCTCGCGACCGGCGAGGGCCGCGATCCGGGTCAGCGTGGCGGCCGGTTCGGCGACGAACCGCTCGTAGCGCAGCCCCATGGCGTCCCCGTGCACCAGCCGCAGCACGTCGAAGAGGCCGTTGAACGCTGTCCACCGCGCGGCCAGCTTCGGCACCGGGATCTTCGCCATGTAGGACTCGCCCTCGACGACATCGGGTCGCTTGACCTTCTTCGCCCACGAGTGCGCCACGCCCCGGCTGTCGCGGATGACGTGCAGCAGTCGCAGGTCGACGGACGGGACCTGACGGAGCGTCGCGGCGTAGGAGACGTGCTTGGAGGAGTCGACCACGACCGAACAGCCGCTCACCTCCTGGATCGCCGCGTAGAGCCGGCCGAGGAGGGCGGTCAACTCGCCGAGTCTGCGCCGGAAGTCGCGGCTGAGGCCGGGCCGCAGGAGCTGTGGAAGGTAGCGGGTCCGGTCCACCTCGTGCTGGAGGGCGGCGACCCGGGAGGGGTCGGCGGCCTCCCAGCCGCCGAACGCCCGCTTGCCGACGTCCGTCCAGAAGGGGCAGTCCAGGAACCGGCTGCCGCAGCCGCACAGTTCATTCCGGGTCGCGCCCCGGGACCAGAGGAAGACCAGTTCGCCGACGTGGAAGAAGCCGGGAAGCTCGCCGAGGGCGCGGGAGAGGACGGTACTGCCGCTGCGGCCCAGTCCTCCGATGTAGAGCACGCGGACTCGATCCACCATGCGAAGAAGTCTCGGGGCGGCACGAAGTATTAACTAGTATTACGACAGTAAGAACACACAATAAGAACATGTATGGATGGGGTGCGACCGGGAAATGCGAGGGCGCCGGATTCCGTACCGATCCGGGAATACGGCCGATCCTGGCCTTCGGACCCGTCGCACAAGCTACTACGCTACCCCCGCCCGGCCCGGGCGAGAGCCATGAGGCGACCCGAGACGACGAGCGAGGCGATTCCGTGACGGCCCCGACCGCTCCGTCCGCCACCGAAACCGCCGCGGAGACCCGCGCCGTGGCGCGCAGCGGCGCGCTGGGGCTGCTCGGCGCCGGGGTGGCGGCCCTCGGTGGGTTCGCGCTGACCGGCGTCGTCACGCACGGTCTCGGTCCGGCCGGCGCGGGCGTCTTCTTCTCGGCGTTCGCGCTCTTCACGATCCTCGCGGCGGTCGGCACGGCGGGCGCCGACACCGCGCTGCTCTACACCGCGACGCGCGGCCGGGCACTGGGCCGGGTCGCCGAGCTGCGCCGCGTGATGGCCATCGCGTTCGGCCCGGCCGTGCTCGCCGCCACCGCGCTGGCCGTCGCCCTCTACGCCGCCGCGCCCACCTTGGCCCGGCTGCTGATGGACGAGGAACACCGGGACCAGGGCGCGGACTTCCTGGCCCTGCTCGCGCCGTTCCTGGTCTGCGCGATCACCGGCCTGATCGCCGTGCAGGCGACGCGCGGTTTCGGCGGGCTGCGGATCTATGTGGGCCTCCAGCAACTCGCCCTGCCGCTGGGCCGGGTGCTCCTGGTGGCGGCCGTGCTGGCGTTCGGGGCCCGCGGGTTGGCGGTGCCGCTGGCCTGGGCGGTCCCGCTGCTGTTCACCTGCCCGCTGGCGCTGTGGGCGCTGTACGGGCAGCTGCGGCGCACCGAACGCGCCGCGCCGCCCGCCACCCACCCGGCGCGTCCGGTGGGGGTGATCGCGAGGGAGTTCTGGTCGTACGCGGCCGGGCGGGGCTTCGCGCAGGCGTTCACGCAGTCGATCGTCTGGTTCGACGTGATCATCGTCGGCGCGCTGCGCTCCGCCCACGAGGCCGGGATCTACGCCGCCGCCAGCCGGTTCGTCACCACCGGCACGCTGGTGATGCAGGCGATGCGGCTGGCGATCCAGCCGCAGCTGGGCGCGGCGCTGGCGGTCGGCGACAAGCGCCGGGCGCAGGACCTGTACCGGATCTCGACGCAGTGGATCACGGCGTCCTCCTGGCCGCTCTACCTGGTGCTCGCGACGTTCGGCCCCCAGGTACTGCGGGTGTTCGGGGAGGACTTCGCGGCCGGCGCCGACGCGCTGAGCGTCCTGTCGGTGGCGATGCTGCTCAACCTGGCGACGGGGAACGTCAACACGGTGCTGCTGAT
Above is a window of Streptomyces sp. NBC_01803 DNA encoding:
- a CDS encoding sulfotransferase, encoding MVDRVRVLYIGGLGRSGSTVLSRALGELPGFFHVGELVFLWSRGATRNELCGCGSRFLDCPFWTDVGKRAFGGWEAADPSRVAALQHEVDRTRYLPQLLRPGLSRDFRRRLGELTALLGRLYAAIQEVSGCSVVVDSSKHVSYAATLRQVPSVDLRLLHVIRDSRGVAHSWAKKVKRPDVVEGESYMAKIPVPKLAARWTAFNGLFDVLRLVHGDAMGLRYERFVAEPAATLTRIAALAGREIRPADLDFVQDAGLRLSAEHSVSGNPMRFTSGPVPLRVDDAWRSAMAPGDRAVVTALTTPGMLRYGYRLRGKTTR
- a CDS encoding lipopolysaccharide biosynthesis protein, producing MTAPTAPSATETAAETRAVARSGALGLLGAGVAALGGFALTGVVTHGLGPAGAGVFFSAFALFTILAAVGTAGADTALLYTATRGRALGRVAELRRVMAIAFGPAVLAATALAVALYAAAPTLARLLMDEEHRDQGADFLALLAPFLVCAITGLIAVQATRGFGGLRIYVGLQQLALPLGRVLLVAAVLAFGARGLAVPLAWAVPLLFTCPLALWALYGQLRRTERAAPPATHPARPVGVIAREFWSYAAGRGFAQAFTQSIVWFDVIIVGALRSAHEAGIYAAASRFVTTGTLVMQAMRLAIQPQLGAALAVGDKRRAQDLYRISTQWITASSWPLYLVLATFGPQVLRVFGEDFAAGADALSVLSVAMLLNLATGNVNTVLLMAGKSRWTAVNTVVALAVNVGLNLLLVPDHGIVGAALAWSASIVCEQVMGMYEVRVLLALRGHGHGFALSAVLATVIFGGLGLALRLMAGTDLWVLLTYLGLALPLYAAALWRYRAVLELPALLGVVRARARPGVRAE